CGGAAAAATCGGGATTCTCCGTAGGTGACTCCCAGGCAATGAGCACCGGAGCAGTCACGACCGCGGGGAGCCTAAGGGCTTCGAAGCGGACTCATGCCCCGGTGTTGGCCTTCCAGGATGCCGATCACCGATGTGGAGAGCGTTGAGGGAGGATGGGAGCGGTGATGATCGCTTGCGCATCCACGTAACCGACCACCAATACAAGGGCCGTTATCGATGCTGTTCTGCCGAGTCGTCGTCCTCTTAACGGGCGTGCTCTCTTTGACTTTTTGCGTCCATAGGTTGGAGCAGCTCTCCATTGCGTAGGCGCAGGACTGGCACCCATCCGTTCATCAATAACCCACTGCGGCACTCGACCGCTGGGAGACTTCGGGAGGCGAGGATCCGCACCCTCCGGCAATCATGGCGTGCCCAATCCTTCCCCCGATGATCCTCGCCCCGGCGTTCTTCTCCAACAGGAATGCCGGGGTCACGTCGTGCTTTGTCATGCGCATCAAAGGCGGCCTGGTCACGAACAATCGATCCCGTGCGCACTCAAGCCTATGGTGACTATAGGGCATGGAATAGCGTCCCGAAAGCGCTCGACGCTTCCGGGTGACCCCGGCGTTCCTTCCACACGGAGCGCCGCGGTCCTACAACCCCAACAAAAATCACCAAAATCCATGTTTCGCAGCGGCAATTGGCGGCTTGGCCGACAGGCCTGAAACCACGTCCCGAACAACGCAGTGCGTTGACTTACCACGGACCGCTTTTGACAACCAGTAAAACTCCGTCCCGGGCCCGAACGACGCGAGACCGTGGCGGCCAACTTTTGGCCCTCCGATCGCCGTACTCATGGCACTGAATAGCGTCGACGAGTCAGGATTTCGTTCGCTGGACAGCAATCACACCGGCGTGACGACATCCGATTTTCAGCTCACGTAATTCGGCACTGATGGCTTGATCGAGGTGGCCAACTTGACCAACGATATGCCCCGTGACCGTTGGCTTTGTATGCGGCTTTTGCGCAACTTCGTTTGGCGGGTCCGAGATTGCCAAACAAGGATGCCGGCTTAGATCCGTATTAGAGCCGCTGTTCCACCAATATGGTGTCCCGCCAGGTCCCGGCGTGAGGGCCGTGGTTCATGAGGGCAATGCGTTCGCGGTGCCCGATCCGCCGGAAGCCTGCTTTCTCATGCAGGGCAAGGCTGGGTAGGTTCTCGGGAAAGATGGATGACTGAAGGCTCCAGTAGCCGAGCTCCCGAGCCCGATCGGCCAGGCTGCGGAGCAGGTTTAGGCCGATCCCGCGGCCTGCGGATGAAGAGTCGACATAGACGGAATGCTCGATAACACCGCGGTAGACCTCTCGGATGGACGTGGCCGTGGCGGCGGTCCACCCCTGGATGTTCCCACTGATATCGGTGGCGACGAGGCTTAGACCTGGGATCCGGGTTGCGAAGAACTCGCTCTCTGGCGGGGTTGCGTCCGCGAATGTGGCGTTGCCGCCAAGGATGCCGGCGGCATAGATTCGCTCAACTGCAGGCCAGTCGGAGGAGACCATCCCCCTAATTTCGGCGCTCACAGGCCCAGGATGAGCGCGGACGCGGCTTCCAGGGCGCCCGGGACCAGGGAGTAGTACGCCCAGGTTCCGCGCTTCTCCCGCTCCAGGAGCCCGGCGTCGACAAGGATTTTCAGGTGGTGGGAGACGGTGGGCTGGCCCAGGTCCAAGGGTTCGGTGAGGTCGCAGACGCAGGCCTCCCCGCCGTCGCCGGCTTTGACAATGGAGAGCAGGCGCAGCCGGTTCGGGTCCGAGAGGGCCTTGAGGATCCGGGCGGATTCCTGCGCATTAGTTGCGGTCAGCACGGGGTGTCCGCTGGGTTCGCAGCAGGACGGATCGGCGCTTGTCTCGACGGCTAATGCAGTGGTCATGTACCCATTATGCCCATAGATTGACAATTGTCGATATGGCGGTCAATACTTCCTGTATCGACACCCGTCAATCTTTCGCTGTACCGGCAAGGAGCCTTGTGAGTACCCAGACCACCACCCCTTCCGCCCCCGGGGAGGCCGCCGTTGTCGGCAAGCTCTCCACCTTGGACCGGTTCCTGCCGGTGTGGATCATCGCCGCCATGGCCCTGGGCCTGCTGCTGGGCAGGTTCATCACCGGCCTGAACGCGGCTCTGGATGCGGTGAAGGTCGGCTCCGTGTCGCTGCCGATCGCCGTTGGCCTGTTGGTGATGATGTATCCGGTGTTGGCGAAGGTCCGCTATAACGAGACCGGCAAAGTCTTGGCCGACCGTAACCTGCTCGTCACCTCAATGGTCATCAATTGGGTGGCGGCGCCCGCCTTCATGTTCGCCTTGGCCTGGATCTTCATCCCGGATTTGCCCGAGTACCGCACCGGACTGATCATTGTGGGTCTGGCCCGATGCATCGCCATGGTCATGATCTGGAACGAACTGGCCTGTGGCGACCGGGAAGCTGCCGCTGTATTGGTCTTCATCAACTCCGTCTTCCAGGTCGTCGCCTTCGGCGCCCTGGGCTGGTTCTACCTGCAAGTCCTG
This genomic stretch from Arthrobacter dokdonellae harbors:
- a CDS encoding GNAT family N-acetyltransferase, whose product is MSAEIRGMVSSDWPAVERIYAAGILGGNATFADATPPESEFFATRIPGLSLVATDISGNIQGWTAATATSIREVYRGVIEHSVYVDSSSAGRGIGLNLLRSLADRARELGYWSLQSSIFPENLPSLALHEKAGFRRIGHRERIALMNHGPHAGTWRDTILVEQRL
- a CDS encoding ArsR/SmtB family transcription factor, with the protein product MTTALAVETSADPSCCEPSGHPVLTATNAQESARILKALSDPNRLRLLSIVKAGDGGEACVCDLTEPLDLGQPTVSHHLKILVDAGLLEREKRGTWAYYSLVPGALEAASALILGL